The following are encoded in a window of Chitinophagaceae bacterium genomic DNA:
- the rpsQ gene encoding 30S ribosomal protein S17, with protein MERNLRKTKLGVVSSNKMDKTITVSVERKVKHPLYGKFVKKSTKFHAHDEKNECSIGDTVKIMETRPMSKTKRWRLVEVVEKVK; from the coding sequence GTGGAAAGAAATTTAAGAAAAACAAAATTAGGAGTGGTATCCAGCAACAAAATGGATAAGACTATTACCGTAAGCGTAGAACGTAAAGTAAAGCATCCGCTTTATGGAAAGTTCGTAAAGAAGTCTACCAAGTTTCATGCGCATGATGAAAAAAATGAGTGCAGCATTGGCGATACCGTTAAGATCATGGAGACCCGGCCAATGAGCAAAACAAAACGCTGGAGACTGGTGGAAGTGGTTGAAAAAGTAAAATAA
- the rplE gene encoding 50S ribosomal protein L5, producing the protein MSTQTNTPRLADKYKSEVVPALMKKFSYKTVMQAPRLTKICLNRGVNGAVTDKKLIDIAIDELSNITGQKAVATISKKDISNFKLRKSMPIGARVTLRGVKMYEFLDRLVSVSLPRVRDFKGINDKSFDGRGNYTLGVTEQIIFPEIDIDKVNKITGLDITFVTTANTNEEAFELLKELGMPFKNIKK; encoded by the coding sequence ATGAGCACACAAACAAACACTCCAAGATTAGCAGATAAGTACAAATCAGAAGTTGTACCTGCTTTAATGAAAAAATTCAGTTATAAAACTGTAATGCAGGCGCCCAGGCTTACCAAGATCTGTTTGAATCGTGGTGTGAACGGCGCGGTAACAGATAAAAAACTGATCGACATCGCCATCGACGAGTTATCAAACATAACCGGTCAGAAGGCAGTGGCCACCATCTCCAAGAAGGATATCTCAAACTTCAAACTGCGTAAGAGCATGCCGATCGGTGCACGGGTTACGTTGCGTGGGGTGAAGATGTATGAATTCCTGGACAGGCTGGTCTCTGTATCCCTGCCACGTGTACGTGACTTCAAGGGCATCAATGATAAATCATTTGATGGCCGTGGGAACTACACACTGGGTGTTACCGAGCAGATCATTTTCCCTGAAATTGATATTGACAAGGTAAATAAGATAACCGGCCTGGATATCACATTTGTAACAACGGCCAACACCAATGAAGAAGCATTTGAACTGCTGAAGGAATTGGGCATGCCGTTCAAGAATATTAAAAAGTAA
- the rpsE gene encoding 30S ribosomal protein S5, translated as MSNTIGNKVKAGDLELKDKVVAINRVVKTTKGGRAFSFSALVVVGNEAGVVGHGLGKAKEVQEAITKGIEDAKKNLIKVPIMHGTIPHDQLTKDGAAKVYIKPAAHGTGVIAGGSMRAVLEAAGITDVLAKNLGSANPHNVVKATFKALATLREPISVAKTRGISLKKVFNG; from the coding sequence ATGTCAAATACAATTGGAAATAAAGTAAAAGCGGGCGACCTGGAACTGAAAGACAAAGTGGTTGCGATTAACCGTGTTGTTAAAACAACCAAAGGCGGCCGTGCCTTTAGTTTCTCTGCCCTGGTGGTGGTAGGTAACGAAGCAGGCGTGGTTGGTCATGGTTTGGGAAAGGCCAAAGAAGTACAGGAAGCCATTACCAAAGGAATTGAAGATGCAAAGAAGAACCTGATCAAAGTTCCGATCATGCATGGTACTATTCCGCACGACCAGTTAACCAAGGATGGTGCAGCCAAAGTGTATATCAAGCCTGCCGCACATGGTACCGGTGTGATCGCCGGAGGTAGTATGCGGGCTGTCCTGGAAGCTGCCGGTATCACAGACGTGTTGGCCAAGAACCTCGGTTCTGCCAATCCGCATAACGTGGTTAAAGCAACATTTAAGGCATTGGCAACTTTGCGTGAGCCGATCTCAGTTGCAAAAACAAGAGGAATCTCCTTGAAGAAAGTATTTAACGGATAA
- the rpsH gene encoding 30S ribosomal protein S8 — protein MVTDPIADYLTRIRNAQMANHRIVEIPASNLKKRITEILYEKGYILKYKFEDDSKQGVIKIALKYDPATKLPAIQSLERISRPGLRTYVKPAEFKRVKNGLGVSIVSTSKGVMTDKEAKAQNVGGEVLCNIY, from the coding sequence ATGGTTACTGATCCGATAGCAGATTATTTGACTAGAATCCGGAACGCACAGATGGCTAACCACCGCATCGTGGAAATACCAGCCAGCAACCTGAAAAAGCGAATCACCGAGATTTTATACGAAAAGGGCTACATCTTGAAATACAAATTTGAAGATGACAGCAAGCAAGGTGTGATCAAGATCGCCCTTAAATACGACCCGGCCACAAAACTGCCGGCCATACAGAGCCTGGAAAGGATAAGCCGCCCGGGTTTGCGTACATATGTAAAGCCTGCTGAATTCAAGCGGGTAAAGAACGGATTGGGTGTTTCCATCGTTTCCACTTCAAAAGGAGTGATGACCGACAAAGAAGCGAAGGCACAGAATGTAGGTGGTGAAGTATTGTGTAATATTTATTAA
- the rpmC gene encoding 50S ribosomal protein L29, with product MSKKVDFLNSLKGLNESDLKAKIAEDELRLKKLSFSHAISPLENPQSVRSLRRDLARLKTALKKVQLGF from the coding sequence ATGTCAAAGAAAGTTGATTTTTTAAACAGCCTGAAAGGTTTGAATGAATCAGACCTGAAAGCAAAGATCGCGGAAGATGAACTGCGCCTGAAGAAGCTTTCATTTTCACATGCCATTTCTCCGCTGGAGAATCCGCAGAGCGTCCGCTCTTTAAGAAGGGACCTGGCCCGTTTGAAGACCGCATTAAAAAAAGTTCAGTTAGGGTTTTAA
- a CDS encoding LptF/LptG family permease, whose translation MKKIDRYILVKYLTTFFFCLLLFTAIVVVVDISEKTDNFVKSGLSVYQIIMDYYIGFIPRIDAMLFPLFVFISVIFFTSKMAGRSEVIAILSSGVSFRRFLLPYVIGGIFLSALLWAGYQYVVPRANQIWGNFEARYIDGPATVVSNNSTYKQNLYFKLDSNTYVGIRGYDTVLRSGNGLFVQQFSGNKLVYNLRAEQFNWDSTSRKWRLLDPVERTLDSISERIKKMPVKLVNYNFKPRDLRKDEYFKDQLPTPELNEFIKLERLRGSEMLNTLLVERYNRDAIPVSVLILTIIGAVLASRKIRGGSGFHLAVGVIISVMYILFSRFSIVFATKGNFTPLLAAWAPNIIFGLLAFYLYRRAPK comes from the coding sequence ATGAAAAAAATCGACCGCTACATACTGGTAAAATACCTTACTACTTTTTTCTTTTGCCTGTTGCTGTTTACTGCCATCGTGGTGGTGGTCGACATCAGCGAAAAGACGGATAATTTTGTAAAATCGGGTTTATCTGTTTACCAGATCATCATGGATTATTACATCGGGTTCATTCCCCGTATTGATGCCATGCTTTTCCCTCTTTTTGTTTTCATCTCGGTCATATTCTTTACCTCCAAAATGGCGGGGCGCTCAGAAGTTATTGCCATACTCAGCAGCGGGGTCAGTTTCCGGAGGTTTTTACTTCCGTATGTTATCGGGGGTATTTTTTTATCCGCTTTGTTGTGGGCAGGCTACCAGTACGTGGTGCCAAGGGCAAACCAGATATGGGGAAATTTTGAAGCCAGGTATATCGACGGTCCGGCTACGGTGGTAAGCAATAATTCAACGTATAAACAAAACCTGTATTTTAAACTGGATTCAAACACCTATGTGGGGATACGTGGCTATGATACTGTTTTGAGATCGGGCAATGGACTCTTTGTCCAGCAGTTTTCGGGTAATAAACTGGTGTACAACCTGCGGGCAGAACAGTTCAACTGGGATTCCACCAGCAGGAAATGGCGGTTGCTTGATCCGGTAGAGCGAACATTGGACAGCATTTCTGAGCGCATAAAGAAAATGCCGGTGAAGCTGGTTAATTATAATTTTAAGCCCCGTGATCTTCGGAAAGATGAATACTTTAAAGACCAGCTGCCAACCCCCGAACTGAATGAGTTCATAAAACTGGAAAGGTTACGGGGATCTGAAATGCTGAATACCCTGTTGGTTGAAAGATATAACCGGGATGCCATTCCCGTATCGGTACTCATCCTTACCATCATCGGCGCAGTACTGGCTTCCCGTAAGATCAGGGGAGGGAGCGGCTTTCACCTGGCTGTGGGGGTTATCATCAGCGTAATGTATATACTCTTCAGCCGTTTTTCAATTGTGTTCGCCACCAAGGGAAACTTCACCCCGTTACTGGCCGCATGGGCCCCCAATATCATTTTCGGGCTGCTGGCATTTTATCTTTACAGGCGGGCGCCAAAATAA
- the rpsN gene encoding 30S ribosomal protein S14: MAKKSVEARQRKREVMVAKYAEKRAALKAAGDYAALDLIPKNASPVRLKNRCQLTGRPRGYIRHFGISRNMFRDMALQGKIPGVTKASW; this comes from the coding sequence ATGGCAAAAAAATCAGTTGAAGCCAGGCAAAGAAAGCGGGAAGTAATGGTTGCAAAGTATGCCGAGAAAAGGGCCGCCTTAAAAGCAGCCGGCGACTATGCAGCATTGGACCTGATCCCGAAGAATGCGTCACCGGTTCGTTTAAAGAACCGTTGCCAGCTTACGGGCCGTCCAAGGGGTTATATCCGTCACTTTGGTATTTCCAGGAACATGTTCCGGGATATGGCTTTGCAGGGTAAGATACCCGGAGTAACAAAGGCAAGCTGGTAA
- the rplP gene encoding 50S ribosomal protein L16, producing MLQPKRTKHRKTQKGRMKGDTKRGATLAFGTFGLKALDSVWMTSRQIESARQALTRHMKREGNVWIRIFPDKPVTAKPAEVRMGKGKGNPEGWAAIVQPGRILFECDGVSEQVAKEAFELAAQKLPILW from the coding sequence ATGTTACAACCGAAAAGAACAAAACACAGAAAGACGCAGAAAGGAAGAATGAAGGGAGATACCAAGCGGGGCGCAACCCTGGCTTTCGGAACCTTTGGCTTAAAGGCCCTGGATAGTGTTTGGATGACCAGCCGCCAGATAGAAAGTGCCCGCCAGGCATTGACCCGCCACATGAAACGGGAAGGAAATGTGTGGATCAGGATATTCCCCGATAAGCCGGTTACAGCAAAACCAGCTGAGGTAAGGATGGGTAAAGGTAAAGGTAACCCCGAAGGATGGGCTGCCATTGTACAACCCGGCAGGATCCTGTTTGAGTGCGACGGTGTATCCGAACAGGTAGCAAAAGAAGCGTTTGAATTGGCCGCACAAAAACTGCCGATCCTGTGGTGA
- a CDS encoding NAD(P)/FAD-dependent oxidoreductase, giving the protein MKKKRLIVIGGGAAGFFCAVNAARLNPLLDVIILEKSNKLLSKVRISGGGRCNVTHACFSIAEMVRKYPRGGSFLKSISSFFTNDAIAWFKERGVELKTEADGRMFPVTDSSQTIIDCLVKEANKYGVEIRMNREVKQLATDNGHWSLVMNEGEVIEADYVCVASGGYPKPLQYNWLTQQGHGIEEPVPSLFTFNLSTGQAGMPGNAITSLMGISVEKARVKISGSKHSEEGPLLITHWGMSGPAILRLSAWEARELAKCNWHFSILVNWVPDLNENSLRERIQKFRFELASQKIVNRNPFALPNRLWEFILLGSGVKEDLRWADLPAAAQNRLIKNLCASEYEVKGKTTYKEEFVTAGGIELNEIDFNTMQSKKFPGLFFAGEIINVDGITGGFNFQNAWTTGWIAANAIARFDV; this is encoded by the coding sequence ATGAAGAAAAAAAGATTGATCGTTATCGGTGGGGGTGCAGCAGGTTTTTTCTGTGCGGTGAATGCAGCCAGGCTGAACCCGTTGCTGGATGTGATCATCCTGGAAAAGTCAAATAAACTCCTAAGCAAAGTAAGGATCAGCGGCGGTGGCCGTTGCAACGTGACCCATGCCTGTTTCAGTATTGCCGAAATGGTAAGGAAATATCCGAGGGGCGGCTCTTTCCTTAAAAGCATTTCATCATTTTTTACTAACGATGCCATTGCCTGGTTCAAAGAAAGAGGTGTGGAACTGAAGACCGAAGCAGACGGACGTATGTTCCCTGTAACCGACTCTTCGCAAACGATCATTGATTGCCTGGTGAAAGAGGCAAATAAATATGGCGTGGAGATCCGGATGAACAGGGAGGTAAAGCAGTTGGCAACAGACAATGGTCATTGGTCCTTGGTCATGAATGAGGGCGAGGTGATAGAGGCCGATTATGTTTGTGTGGCAAGCGGCGGCTATCCAAAACCCCTGCAGTACAACTGGCTTACACAGCAAGGTCATGGTATTGAAGAACCCGTTCCTTCACTTTTCACATTCAACCTGTCTACCGGACAGGCAGGTATGCCCGGTAATGCCATCACTTCTTTGATGGGTATATCCGTTGAAAAAGCACGGGTTAAGATAAGCGGGTCAAAACACAGTGAAGAAGGGCCCTTGCTGATCACGCACTGGGGCATGAGTGGTCCGGCCATACTGAGGCTTTCTGCGTGGGAAGCAAGAGAACTGGCAAAATGCAACTGGCATTTCAGCATACTGGTGAACTGGGTACCGGATCTTAATGAGAACAGCCTGCGGGAAAGGATTCAAAAATTCCGCTTTGAACTGGCATCACAAAAGATCGTAAACAGGAATCCATTTGCCTTACCGAACAGGTTATGGGAATTCATTTTACTTGGATCGGGTGTAAAAGAAGACCTGCGCTGGGCCGACCTGCCTGCCGCCGCCCAAAACAGGCTCATCAAAAATCTTTGTGCCAGTGAATATGAAGTGAAAGGAAAAACAACCTATAAAGAGGAGTTTGTAACGGCAGGAGGTATTGAATTGAATGAAATAGATTTCAATACCATGCAGAGCAAAAAATTCCCGGGGTTGTTCTTTGCAGGAGAGATCATCAACGTTGACGGCATTACCGGCGGGTTTAATTTTCAAAATGCATGGACGACGGGATGGATTGCGGCGAATGCAATTGCACGTTTTGACGTTTAG
- the rplO gene encoding 50S ribosomal protein L15 encodes MKLHTLKPAKGSTHKEKRIGRGEASGKGGTSTKGNKGGQSRAGYKSKMAHEGGQMPIQRRIPKRGFRNNNRIEFKVLNLGQIDQLAEKYSLTEFSLQNLYINGLISQFDSVKILGNGELKGKYSFKVNAASEKAKAAIEASGGTIEIVK; translated from the coding sequence ATGAAACTACACACACTAAAACCTGCAAAAGGTTCTACACACAAGGAAAAAAGAATCGGCCGCGGCGAAGCAAGCGGTAAGGGAGGAACATCCACAAAAGGTAATAAAGGCGGACAAAGCCGTGCTGGTTACAAAAGCAAAATGGCCCACGAAGGTGGCCAGATGCCGATCCAGCGCCGTATTCCAAAACGTGGATTCAGGAACAATAACCGTATTGAATTTAAAGTACTGAACCTGGGACAAATCGACCAGCTTGCTGAAAAATACAGCCTTACCGAATTCAGCCTGCAGAACCTGTACATCAACGGGCTGATAAGCCAGTTTGACAGTGTTAAGATCTTAGGCAACGGCGAATTGAAAGGTAAATACAGTTTCAAAGTGAATGCTGCCAGCGAAAAGGCCAAAGCGGCTATTGAAGCGTCCGGTGGTACCATCGAGATAGTTAAATAA
- the rpmD gene encoding 50S ribosomal protein L30, giving the protein MKKIKVTQVKSTIDRSERQKRTMAALGLKKMNASVEVEATPQILGMVNKVNHLVKVEELA; this is encoded by the coding sequence ATGAAAAAGATAAAAGTAACACAGGTTAAAAGCACGATAGACCGCTCTGAGCGCCAGAAAAGAACAATGGCTGCGCTGGGATTAAAAAAGATGAATGCCTCTGTGGAAGTGGAAGCCACTCCCCAGATACTGGGTATGGTGAACAAAGTGAATCACCTGGTAAAGGTGGAAGAACTGGCATAA
- a CDS encoding citrate (Si)-synthase, eukaryotic: MGIIKDRFKEKADTVAIEIKDLLKEHGNKVIGEVTLSQIYQGMRGMTGLVSETSLLDAQDGIRFRGYSIPELREKLPKIPGGTEPLPEGLFYLMLVGALPSEDDVQHLSSVWQRRSHVPNHVFATIEALPVSTHPMTQFVVAIMSLQTESQFAKRYAKGMNKKDYWDALFDDSMDLIARLPRIAAYIYRRKYKNGEHIQPNGLLDWSGNFAHMMGYEDEGFHELMRLYMTIHADHEGGNVSAHTTHLVGSALSDPYLSFAAGMNGLAGPLHGLANQEVIKWIYELREEIGAEIPSKQQIEEYVKKTLSEGKVVPGYGHAVLRKTDPRFTAQVEFGKKHMPDDPLVQTVWNIYESVPPILGSIAKIKNPWPNVDAHSGALLVHYGFIEYEFYTVLFGVSRALGVLASLCWDRALGFPLERPKSVTTNLVKEWLAGKEEIWEG, translated from the coding sequence ATGGGTATCATTAAAGACAGGTTCAAAGAGAAAGCAGATACAGTAGCCATAGAAATCAAGGACTTACTGAAAGAACACGGCAATAAAGTGATTGGTGAAGTAACGCTCAGCCAGATATACCAGGGCATGCGGGGCATGACAGGCCTGGTATCGGAAACTTCCTTGCTTGATGCACAGGACGGCATCCGTTTCCGGGGTTATTCCATTCCGGAACTAAGAGAAAAACTTCCCAAGATCCCCGGTGGAACAGAACCGCTTCCGGAAGGATTGTTTTACCTGATGCTGGTAGGGGCATTGCCCAGCGAAGACGATGTACAGCATTTAAGCAGTGTGTGGCAGCGCCGCAGCCATGTGCCCAACCATGTTTTTGCAACCATAGAAGCACTGCCCGTAAGCACGCATCCCATGACGCAGTTTGTGGTGGCCATCATGAGCCTGCAGACCGAAAGCCAGTTTGCCAAGCGTTATGCAAAGGGCATGAATAAAAAAGATTACTGGGATGCCCTGTTTGATGACTCGATGGACCTCATTGCCCGCCTGCCCCGTATTGCTGCTTATATCTATCGCCGTAAATACAAGAACGGGGAGCACATCCAGCCCAACGGACTGCTTGACTGGTCGGGAAATTTTGCCCACATGATGGGTTATGAAGACGAGGGTTTTCATGAACTGATGCGGTTGTACATGACCATTCATGCCGACCATGAAGGAGGGAATGTATCTGCACATACCACGCACCTGGTGGGTTCTGCCTTAAGTGATCCTTACTTAAGTTTTGCGGCCGGGATGAACGGGCTGGCCGGCCCCTTGCACGGACTGGCAAACCAGGAAGTGATCAAGTGGATCTATGAACTGCGGGAGGAGATCGGTGCAGAGATACCATCCAAACAGCAGATCGAAGAATACGTTAAGAAGACCCTGAGCGAAGGAAAAGTAGTGCCCGGTTATGGCCATGCTGTGTTGCGTAAAACAGACCCCCGCTTTACCGCCCAGGTGGAATTTGGTAAAAAACACATGCCCGATGATCCACTGGTACAGACGGTCTGGAATATTTATGAATCCGTTCCACCGATCCTGGGTTCTATTGCCAAAATAAAGAATCCATGGCCCAATGTGGATGCCCACAGCGGCGCACTGCTGGTACATTATGGTTTTATTGAGTATGAATTCTATACGGTCCTGTTTGGTGTGTCCAGGGCATTGGGTGTGCTGGCAAGCCTTTGCTGGGACAGGGCCCTGGGCTTTCCGCTGGAAAGGCCAAAATCGGTTACCACAAACCTGGTAAAGGAATGGCTGGCTGGAAAGGAAGAGATATGGGAAGGATAA
- the rplR gene encoding 50S ribosomal protein L18, producing MNNKSTARKKIRYRIRKKVSGVTAKPRLSVFRSNSDIYAQLIDDSNGVTLAAASSRQKDIQAQKAPKIEKSKMVGAAIATKAKELGISTVVFDRGGYIYHGRVKAVAEGAREGGLVF from the coding sequence ATGAACAACAAGTCAACGGCAAGGAAAAAGATCAGGTACCGCATCCGCAAAAAAGTAAGCGGCGTTACTGCAAAACCAAGGTTAAGCGTTTTCAGGAGTAACAGCGACATCTATGCCCAGTTAATTGATGACAGCAATGGCGTAACGCTGGCTGCTGCATCCTCCAGGCAAAAAGATATCCAGGCTCAGAAGGCGCCGAAAATTGAAAAAAGTAAAATGGTTGGAGCTGCCATTGCCACCAAGGCAAAAGAACTGGGTATATCAACCGTTGTTTTTGACCGGGGCGGTTATATCTATCATGGTCGTGTGAAGGCTGTGGCAGAAGGTGCAAGGGAAGGTGGCCTGGTGTTTTAA
- the rplX gene encoding 50S ribosomal protein L24, which produces MSTRFKPKFNIKKGDSVVVITGEDKDLKKPRKVLEIILDKERILVEGVNIVTKHTKPTSQNTKGGIVKKEAPIAISNVMLWDAKAGAPTKVKRTRENGKLVRISKKSGGVIK; this is translated from the coding sequence ATGAGTACAAGATTTAAACCCAAGTTCAACATTAAAAAAGGCGATTCAGTAGTGGTGATTACCGGCGAGGACAAAGACCTGAAGAAGCCCCGCAAAGTGTTGGAAATAATACTGGATAAAGAGCGCATTTTGGTGGAAGGGGTAAACATCGTTACCAAGCACACCAAGCCCACTTCACAAAACACCAAAGGAGGTATTGTGAAAAAAGAGGCGCCGATCGCCATCAGCAATGTAATGTTGTGGGATGCCAAGGCAGGTGCACCAACCAAGGTGAAGCGTACCAGGGAAAACGGTAAACTAGTAAGAATCTCAAAAAAATCAGGAGGGGTAATAAAATAA
- the map gene encoding type I methionyl aminopeptidase, translated as MIHYKSKAEIELMRESSLLVSDALALVASFIKPGITTLQLDKIAEEFIRDHGATASFKGYNGFPYTCCISVNDAVVHGFPNADELKEGDIVSVDVGVFKNGFHGDSAYTFGVGEINDELKRLMRVTKESLYKGIEKAIHGNRTGDIAYAIQEYTEKQHGYGVVRDLVGHGLGRHLHEEPQVPNFGKRGTGAKLKEGMVIAIEPMINLGTRDVYHDKDGWTIRTADGKPAAHYEHDVAIQRGKADVLSSFVKIEAAEKANANLCSDYSLQHPVL; from the coding sequence ATGATCCATTACAAAAGCAAGGCAGAAATAGAACTGATGCGGGAAAGCAGCCTGCTGGTAAGTGATGCACTTGCTTTGGTGGCATCCTTTATCAAACCCGGCATCACTACGTTACAACTGGATAAGATCGCCGAAGAATTCATCAGGGATCATGGTGCAACGGCATCCTTTAAAGGATACAACGGCTTCCCCTATACCTGCTGCATATCGGTAAATGATGCGGTGGTTCATGGCTTTCCCAATGCGGATGAACTGAAAGAAGGCGATATTGTTTCGGTTGACGTAGGTGTTTTTAAAAACGGGTTTCATGGCGACAGTGCTTATACATTTGGAGTTGGCGAAATAAACGATGAACTAAAAAGACTGATGCGGGTTACCAAAGAATCGCTGTACAAGGGAATTGAAAAAGCCATACATGGTAACCGGACCGGTGATATTGCATACGCCATACAGGAATATACAGAGAAGCAGCACGGCTATGGTGTGGTAAGGGACCTGGTAGGACATGGCCTCGGCAGGCACCTGCACGAAGAGCCACAGGTGCCGAATTTCGGCAAACGGGGAACAGGCGCCAAATTAAAAGAAGGGATGGTGATCGCTATTGAACCCATGATAAACCTGGGTACCAGGGATGTTTACCACGATAAGGACGGCTGGACCATTCGTACTGCCGATGGTAAACCTGCCGCACATTACGAACACGATGTTGCCATCCAGCGGGGTAAGGCCGATGTGTTATCTTCTTTTGTAAAGATCGAAGCGGCTGAAAAAGCAAATGCAAACCTTTGCTCGGATTATTCCTTACAGCACCCGGTACTTTAA
- the rpsC gene encoding 30S ribosomal protein S3, which yields MGQKTNPIGARLGIIRGWDSNWFASKTEYPKKLIEDNKIRNYLNARINKGGISKIVIERTLNKLIVTIHTSKPGIIIGKGGGEVDRIKEELKKLCGKDDVQINILEIRRPELDANIVADTIARQLENRINYKRAIKMSIASALRMGAEGIKVKVGGRLGGAEIARSEEIKQGRTPLHTLRMDIDYANVFALTVYGKIGIKVWICKGEVLGKRDLNPNVVAGGGKEVGERQGGFDRRDDRRGGGDRRGGGDRRGGGGRR from the coding sequence ATGGGTCAAAAAACAAATCCGATAGGCGCCAGGTTAGGGATCATCCGTGGATGGGACAGCAACTGGTTTGCAAGCAAAACGGAATATCCAAAGAAACTGATCGAAGACAACAAGATCAGGAATTACCTGAATGCCCGTATCAACAAGGGTGGTATCTCTAAAATAGTTATTGAGCGTACGCTTAACAAACTGATCGTTACCATCCACACGTCCAAGCCCGGTATCATCATTGGTAAGGGCGGCGGAGAGGTTGACCGGATTAAAGAAGAGCTGAAAAAATTATGTGGTAAAGATGATGTGCAGATAAACATACTGGAGATACGCCGTCCGGAACTGGATGCGAACATTGTGGCAGATACCATTGCCCGCCAGCTGGAAAACCGTATCAACTACAAGCGGGCGATCAAGATGTCGATCGCATCGGCTTTACGGATGGGTGCAGAAGGTATTAAGGTAAAGGTAGGTGGCCGTTTGGGTGGTGCTGAAATTGCCCGTAGTGAAGAGATCAAACAGGGCCGTACCCCGTTACATACATTACGTATGGATATTGATTATGCCAATGTGTTTGCGTTAACGGTATATGGTAAGATCGGAATAAAGGTTTGGATATGTAAAGGAGAGGTTTTGGGAAAGCGTGACCTCAACCCGAATGTGGTAGCCGGTGGTGGAAAAGAAGTGGGTGAAAGACAGGGTGGATTTGACAGGAGGGATGACCGCAGGGGTGGTGGTGACCGCAGGGGTGGTGGCGACAGAAGAGGCGGCGGCGGAAGAAGATAA
- the rplN gene encoding 50S ribosomal protein L14, whose protein sequence is MIQQESRLNVADNSGAKEVLCIRVLGNSGQDYAKIGDKIVVTVKDAMPAGGIKKGTVSKAVIVRTTNKLRRKDGSYIRFDDNAVVLLNASDEPRGTRIFGPVARELRDKGYMKIISLAPEVL, encoded by the coding sequence ATGATACAGCAAGAAAGCAGACTAAATGTAGCCGACAACAGTGGTGCAAAGGAAGTCCTGTGTATCCGTGTACTGGGTAACAGCGGCCAGGATTATGCAAAGATCGGTGATAAGATAGTGGTAACGGTAAAAGATGCCATGCCGGCTGGTGGTATCAAAAAAGGAACGGTCAGCAAGGCAGTGATCGTACGGACCACCAACAAACTTCGTCGTAAAGATGGTTCATACATCCGCTTTGACGACAATGCGGTGGTACTGCTGAATGCTTCTGACGAACCAAGGGGTACCCGTATTTTCGGGCCCGTGGCAAGGGAGTTGCGGGACAAGGGATACATGAAGATCATTTCATTGGCTCCCGAAGTATTGTAA
- the rplF gene encoding 50S ribosomal protein L6: MSRIGKQPISIPAGVTVTVGADNIVTVKGPKGELKETIDRDIRVEAKDGVVNIVRPTDQIRHRAMHGLYRSLVSNMVKGVTEGYSKKLELVGVGYKASNQGNLLDLSLGYSHNIIFEIPKELKVSTSQEKGQNPMINFESIDKQLIGQVCAKIRSLRKPEPYKGKGVKFAGEVLRRKAGKAAGK; the protein is encoded by the coding sequence ATGTCACGTATAGGTAAGCAACCGATCTCGATCCCTGCTGGTGTAACCGTTACAGTTGGTGCAGATAATATTGTTACTGTAAAGGGCCCAAAAGGTGAATTAAAAGAGACCATCGACAGGGATATCAGGGTAGAAGCGAAAGACGGTGTTGTTAACATCGTTCGGCCGACCGACCAGATCCGCCACCGTGCTATGCATGGTTTATACCGTTCACTGGTCAGCAACATGGTAAAGGGCGTAACGGAAGGATACAGCAAAAAACTGGAACTGGTGGGGGTGGGTTACAAAGCATCTAACCAGGGGAACCTGCTGGATCTTTCATTGGGTTATTCGCACAACATCATTTTCGAGATCCCGAAAGAACTGAAGGTTTCCACTTCACAGGAAAAAGGTCAAAACCCGATGATCAATTTCGAAAGCATCGACAAGCAGCTGATCGGCCAGGTTTGTGCCAAGATCAGGAGCCTGCGTAAACCGGAACCATACAAGGGTAAGGGTGTTAAGTTTGCCGGCGAAGTATTAAGAAGGAAGGCTGGTAAAGCGGCTGGCAAGTAA